The Chrysiogenia bacterium DNA window TCAGGTTCACCATGTGCTTGGGCGCGATGCTGATTTCGATACCGCCGGCCGTTCCGCCCTCGTTGTTGCGAACGATGACGTCGATGATGTCGGCGCTGCTGCCGATAAAGATGCCGCCGACGTCGTTGTCGGTGTCGTCATCATCTTCGTTACCCTCGACGATCAAGTCGCGGAGAACGAGTTTATCGGCGCTCTCGGAGCTGTTGTTGCCACCCATTTCGAGCGCGCCTTCATCGCCCGAGCCCGTAAGGGTCAGACCGGTAATTTCGATGTTCTGGCTGTCACGCGCAAGGTCGCCGTCGGAATCGTTGCCGATCTCAATGATCGGCCCACTGTTGCTGTTCAGATCGAGCGTCAGCGAGGCCGCACCCGGACCAGTGATCGTCAGGCTCTCGCTGATCTCGGGAAGGCCGCTGCCAAGGGTGATGGTGCCCGTCACCGAGAAGGTGATCGTATCGGCGCCCGCCGTGGCGTTGGCCTGCTCGATGGCCGCACGCAGGGTGCAGTCGCCCATCGAGTCGGTCACTTCACAGATGTCGTCGCCGGTGTCTTCATCAACACCGTCGCCGGTATCGCTCACGGTAAAGGTCGCCGCCAGCGCGCTGGAGGGAATCGCCAGCACCGCCAGAAGAACAAGCAGCATTCCGCCCTTGCGGGCAGCGGCCTTCACGGCAATGCCGCGACGGCGCGATGCGGCCGCCATGGCGATGGCCAGGCCGAGCAGGAAGACAAAGCCATATCCCGCGCCGGACTCGTCGGCGCTCAGCACGCAGCCGCCACCGCCGCCCACCGAGGTGACGCCGCGGAAGTCGGTTCCAATGTTGAAGAGATTCGTCGTGGTCGTGGACGTGCAGCCATCGGTCACGCCGATGCCCAGGCCGCCCAGATTCAGGACGTTGCCGGTGCAATCCTTGTGGGCGCCGCCGGCGCTGTTGCCGGAAATGGTGCTGTTCTGACCGAACAGGGTTCCCATCAGACCGCCTTCGTCATCGTCGGTCACGCCGGATTGCGACACGCTCACGCCGCCGCCAAGGTTGCCCGCAGTGTTACCGCTGACCGTGCTGCCCGAGAGGATGACCTTACCATCGCCATTGTAGATGCCGCCGCCGTCCACTTCGGCAGTGTTGCCGGTAATGGTCGTGCCGATCAGATGCACGGCATGGCCGTAGTTGTGCTCATTGAAAATGCGGCCCACGGCGACGCCGCCGCCGTTGCCCAGAACGATGTCGTATTCCAGATAGATCTCGTTGCTGTTCCCGGGGTTGGCGTTGAGCGTGATGCTCCACTCGCCGGTCTCGTAGTCGATCGTGCCGGTTCCGCCGTCATCACCAGTCAGATTACCGTCCATGTCACCATCGGTGAAGGCTTCCACCGTATTGGCATTGTTATCGTTGCTTGCTACCCGGATGGTTGCGGTTCCCGGAACGACGCCGTGCACGAACCGGGCATCCTCACCGCTGCTGTAGGTGAGTTGACCATCGACGGTGTCGATATTGGTGCGATAATCGCTGTCGGTGCCGTCGGCGGGCCGCTCAGCGCCGGTCTGGGTCGCCGAGGCACCTGCTTCGTTGCCGGAGATGGTCGAGTTGTAGATCTTCATCAGCCCGCCCTGCTGCACCTCGATACCACCACCATCGTCATTGGCGATGTTGTTGATGATCTTGATGCCCTTGGCGAGAACCGACTTGCCCTCGGCGCCGGTCATGAAGATGCCGCCGCCGACGCCCTGGGTCATGTTGCCGTCGACGATCACGTTCTCGAGGATCAGCGTATAGCGGTTGCCCGAGAGGGTGATGCCGCCGCCGCCTTCGCCGTTGTTGTCATTGTTGATGTAGGTTCCCATGGCGGTGTTGTCGCTGACGGTCACGTTCTTGAGCGAGACGACCTTGTCGCCGCCGTCGATCGAGATGCCGCCGCCACCTCCAACGGTGGTATTTTCTTTCACCGTGACGTTCTCAAGAAGCACCATGTTGCGCGAGCCGCCGGCGATGCTGATGCCTGCACCCTGGGCGCGCTCCGGATTGGTGCCGCCTACGAACGCGTTGTTGTCGACCATCACGTTGCGGATGGTCGCGTTGCCCCCGATGTTGATTCCGGCCGCCGTATCGTCTTCGCGCTGGTCGCTTTCATTGCCGGTCACGCGGCAGTTGCTCAACACGAGCGAATCGTTGTCCGCAACATAGACGCCGCCGCCGGTACCATGGGTGCTGCTGGATGTTTCTGTTCCGCCATTGGTGCCGTCATGCCCACCACTGCCCGTGAGGGTCAGACCCGAGAGGGTCAGGGTCTTTTCAAGGCCGACATCCTGATGGTTGATCGTCGCCTGCATGCCGTCGATGATCGGCTTGCGTCGGCTGTCGATCGCGAACACCGCGCCGACATTGCCGTCAAGATCGACCGTCAGGGCGGTCTGTCCCGGGCCGGTAACGGTCAGGTCATCGACGATGTATTCGAGTGCGCTACCCAGCGTGATGGTTCCGGTCACAGAGAAGGTCACCGTGTCGGCGCCGGCAAGCTGGTTGGTCTCTTCAATCGCCGCGCGCAGGGTGCAATCGCCCCCGCCGTCGGTCACTTCACAGACGCCGTCGCCGGCGTCGAAATCGCTGCCATCGCCCGTATCATTCACAATGAATGATGCAGCAAATGCAGTGTTTGGAACTCCGACAAGTGCCACAGCAATTGCCACAACACAGCCTGCAATCCAGTTAATTTTGGTGTACATCCCTGTTCCTCCCACAATGGGTCGTTTCTGCGCCTTGTCAGCTAGACGCACTGGCCCCCATAGCTAGTTTCCTGAGGTTAAAGGAGGTGGACACAAAATGCCAGCCCATAGGAGAAACGCAGAAATTGGCGTGCAGTGCCACTGCACTTTGTGATTCTGCAGTACACGAACCACGCGTACAGCAGAGATTGCAGGTTCTGGAAATGTAGAGTGGGATGCGGGCTTTTTAAGGGCGCAGCTTCAGTTGCCCTTTGGCCAGGAGTTCCTCAAAGTTGACCGGGGTCACAAATCTGACCAGTTCGACAAATCCCTCACCGGTGCCGCTCGGGTCGATTTCGAGCGCGTTGCCGTTTGCGCGCAGGTAGTTCTTCAGGGATTCGGCAGAGCCGTCGCCTTGGTAGCCCGCTTCGGCCAGAAGTGCCGAGACATCGATCACATCGCTAGCATCAAAGCCATCGAAGACATCGACGCCCCCTTCGAGGTCGCCCGGGAGCCAGACAAAGGTATCGGCTCCCATGATTCCCGAGATCGTATCGGCGCCCGGCCCACCGCGCAGCGTGTCATTGCCGTCCTGGCCCCAAAGCACATCATCGCCGGGGCCTCCGTCCATGTAGTCGTCCCCGTCGCTGCCGAAGAGCTCGTCGTTGCCCCCCTCGCCAAAGAGCCGGTCATTGCCGTCCCCCCCGCGCACGCGGTCCGCGCCCTCGCCCGCCCGGATCACGTCCGTGCCGCTGCCGCCGATCACCTCGTCGTTGCCATCGGTCCCGATCAGCTCTTCATCGCTGTCGTCACCGGCCTTGACCACCTTCCCGTGGCTCTCTCCGGGATCGAAGATCTTTGCCGGGTGGCGCTCGCGCAACTTCTCAATCCGTGCCATGTGCTCGGCGCGCCGCTGTTCCATGGTCTTCTCTTCTTTCTTCTCGCAATGCGGGAGGCATAGAATGAGAAGCATCGCCAGGGTTGCCAGTGCGGTTCGTGTAGGGAACATGAAAATTTCCTTGCGCGGGCTTGGTCGCCCAACGCTATCCAAAGCCCGTGAAGGAAAGCAACGTAAATCGTTTAGGATCGCATCATCGCTATGAAAAAAGTCCTCATTGCATTCATTGCCCTGACCGCTGCGGCCGCCCTCTGGGTTGCGCTCGATCCAGGTAACGGGCCCGAAACGCCCAGAATTCCCGGCGCCAGCAGCAGCGCGGTCACTTGGGAGTGGCTCTCCCTCATGCTGCCCGGCGGGTTCGACGAGCAGGATGGCTCGGTTCGCTGGCGAGGGTCCCTTGACGGGCAAACCATCGATGCAGGCAGGGCCACCCTTCGCTCAGCCCCCGATCCATCGGATGAGCTGCAGGTGCGTGCGAAGTTCGCCGCTCAGGAGTTCTTCGGGAATCTCACCTTCGGCCTGCCGGCCGATCAACTCCGCGCGCCCGATCCGGACTTCACCTGGCTGAAGCTGCGCGCCAATTTCAACCTGAAGAGCCCCCTCGCCCTGACCCCATGGCTTTCACTCGCGGGGAAGCTCGGTCTCGACGCAGATGCCGGAGGCGGCAAAGCCATTCCCGTCGCCGCGACCATCAAGCTTACCGGCAGAGATCCGCAGTTTATTGCGGCGCTTCCCGATATGTCCGGACAACTGGCGAGTGCCACATTCGATTCTTTCACGGCGAATGCGACGCTCGATGCGCATGCAGTGGAAATCACCGAGTTTGTCGCAACTGGAACCGGCATTCGCGTGACCGGTGGTGGCCACCTCAACCTGGCGCCAAGCTACGAAGAGAGTTCCATCGATT harbors:
- a CDS encoding right-handed parallel beta-helix repeat-containing protein produces the protein MNDTGDGSDFDAGDGVCEVTDGGGDCTLRAAIEETNQLAGADTVTFSVTGTITLGSALEYIVDDLTVTGPGQTALTVDLDGNVGAVFAIDSRRKPIIDGMQATINHQDVGLEKTLTLSGLTLTGSGGHDGTNGGTETSSSTHGTGGGVYVADNDSLVLSNCRVTGNESDQREDDTAAGINIGGNATIRNVMVDNNAFVGGTNPERAQGAGISIAGGSRNMVLLENVTVKENTTVGGGGGISIDGGDKVVSLKNVTVSDNTAMGTYINNDNNGEGGGGITLSGNRYTLILENVIVDGNMTQGVGGGIFMTGAEGKSVLAKGIKIINNIANDDGGGIEVQQGGLMKIYNSTISGNEAGASATQTGAERPADGTDSDYRTNIDTVDGQLTYSSGEDARFVHGVVPGTATIRVASNDNNANTVEAFTDGDMDGNLTGDDGGTGTIDYETGEWSITLNANPGNSNEIYLEYDIVLGNGGGVAVGRIFNEHNYGHAVHLIGTTITGNTAEVDGGGIYNGDGKVILSGSTVSGNTAGNLGGGVSVSQSGVTDDDEGGLMGTLFGQNSTISGNSAGGAHKDCTGNVLNLGGLGIGVTDGCTSTTTTNLFNIGTDFRGVTSVGGGGGCVLSADESGAGYGFVFLLGLAIAMAAASRRRGIAVKAAARKGGMLLVLLAVLAIPSSALAATFTVSDTGDGVDEDTGDDICEVTDSMGDCTLRAAIEQANATAGADTITFSVTGTITLGSGLPEISESLTITGPGAASLTLDLNSNSGPIIEIGNDSDGDLARDSQNIEITGLTLTGSGDEGALEMGGNNSSESADKLVLRDLIVEGNEDDDDTDNDVGGIFIGSSADIIDVIVRNNEGGTAGGIEISIAPKHMVNLMNVQVTDNVSRSGGGGIRVRGGPATINFNNVTATGNEAQDGSGGGMMVTGAPKNFTVANSTFSNNTAAWDGGGIYTNAGILQLFNVTMKDNTAGSTDTISNWDTGDDLAIGTSAYMSKLETFGSQEVDDGADVILEDVNWRRIDPGSVSINAGGEETFTDPGEDGVLVGGSGGTGTIDYATGEFSITLNSAAAGTGNIVGTFDAVIGDGGGMYAADLTEDNAYGGLIVEFNGLRVSGNTAMNAGGGISMPNGTMVGSGAAVTGNTSGGKAGGVYAPRDLIIQDDWQGNYSREGKPRFVTNGAAVTGNTAGLGNDCYGTLTAVGGIALGSATECTAEAVANYFGFGTVVSSSDCTLSPTESGSSMFILMSAVAAVFMVSRRRRSAAR